A window of the Cicer arietinum cultivar CDC Frontier isolate Library 1 chromosome 6, Cicar.CDCFrontier_v2.0, whole genome shotgun sequence genome harbors these coding sequences:
- the LOC101504517 gene encoding F-box protein SKIP14 yields the protein MALNFSHRSIFPGGVSEDNLVSPMRMGNGYRVEGSGSGDGFGSGSGSGDGFSNGWHDVENCFDYGMDRCDRGAGSTQDSASKGDIIDRLPSDPFGMDISTTFTAITGWLEDLDFDYSGYRGDELGSSGDNYPLFAGLNFIWNNAVRFHTFPHGENAFIEDNKFQFEGVSGFGECSQREVGEASCSSFGYGSSSDMDGVLGFGSEYKDVAIASVSGDTNMDDVKCLEGDIISPHSSIIFSLSYLGLSDLLSVERVCKYLHSYVRGESFLWKSIHVGQPLNERITDDILLELANRARGGLECLSLVECSRITDDGLRRVLEANPKIIKLSVPGCTRLSVEGIVDMLKAYNSMGTQGVKHLHIGGLYGITQKQFDELNFLLGTDTQLQQHPHKPHFYCRGNLYLTCDDDRAIDIEVCPRCQNLRLVYDCPAEGCQGVVGRTTQVCRACTLCIPRCSQCGRCINDSEYEETFCLELLCCSCSQYLVKCLGRVDGKVATVSSVPRKQS from the exons ATGGCGTTGAATTTCTCTCATCGATCAATTTTTCCCGGTGGTGTGTCTGAGGATAATTTGGTTTCTCCGATGAGAATGGGGAATGGATACCGAGTAGAGGGTAGTGGTAGTGGTGATGGATTTGGTAGTGGTAGTGGTAGTGGTGATGGATTTAGTAATGGATGGCATGATGTTGAGAATTGCTTTGATTATGGAATGGATAGATGTGATAGGGGTGCAGGTTCCACTCAGGATTCAGCCTCCAAGGGAGACATTATCGATCGGTTGCCTTCGGATCCTTTTGGCATGGACATCAGCACTACCTTCACAGCCATCACCGGATGGCTGGAGGATTTAGATTTCGATTACAGTGGATATCGCGGAGATGAGCTTGGGTCAAGCGGTGATAATTACCCTTTGTTTGCTGGGTTGAATTTCATTTGGAATAATGCTGTGAGGTTCCACACGTTTCCCCATGGGGAAAATGCGTTCATTGAGGACAACAAATTTCAATTTGAAGGAGTGAGTGGATTCGGTGAGTGTTCTCAAAGAGAAGTTGGAGAAGCATCCTGCAGCAGCTTTGGTTATGGATCTTCTAGTGACATGGATGGTGTGTTGGGTTTTGGTTCTGAATATAAAGATGTGGCTATTGCTAGTGTGTCGGGTGACACAAACATGGATGATGTGAAATGCCTTGAAGGAGATATAATCTCTCCTCATTCATCTATAATTTTTTCTCTTAGTTATCTGGGTTTGTCTGATCTTCTTTCAGTTGAGAGAGTATGTAAATATCTGCATTCATATGTTCGAGGCGAGTCGTTTCTGTGGAAAAGTATCCACGTTGGCCAGCCTTTAAATGAAAGGATCACTGATGACATTCTTTTGGAATTGGCCAATAGAGCTCGAGGTGGTCTTGAGTGCTTGAGCCTGGTGGAGTGTAGTAGGATAACCGATGATGGTCTGAGGCGTGTTCTTGAAGCCAATCCCAAAATAATCAAG TTGAGCGTCCCTGGATGTACAAGACTTAGCGTTGAAGGTATTGTGGATATGTTAAAAGCTTACAATTCTATGGGTACACAAGGGGTAAAGCATTTGCACATAGGTGGCCTTTATGGTATTACACAAAAGCAATTTGATGAACTGAACTTCTTGTTGGGCACTGACACTCAGCTGCAGCAGCATCCTCACAAACCACACTTCTATTGCCGTGGAAACTTGTATCTGACCTGCGATGATGATCGAGCCATAGATATTGAAGTTTGTCCCCGATGTCAGAATTTAAGGCTTGTATATGATTGTCCAGCAGAAGGCTGTCAAGGGGTGGTGGGGCGTACCACTCAGGTGTGCAGGGCATGCACTCTTTGCATACCGCGATGTAGTCAATGTGGCCGCTGCATCAATGACAGCGAATATGAAGAAACATTTTGTCTGGAATTGCTTTGCTGTTCTTGTTCTCAGTATCTGGTCAAATGTTTAGGAAGGGTGGATGGGAAGGTTGCGACAGTCAGCTCAGTTCCTCGCAAACAAAGTTAG
- the LOC101506985 gene encoding uncharacterized protein, whose product MDMRVSSAPSKFSIIRFNCILQKAFPSRKKYAKQNYRNLSICTSPSSSSSSTATTSLIVGSVFASPADVPQRSDEWFALRKDKLTTSTFSTALGFWKGSRRSELWHEKVFASESQIIESSKRNAMAWGMLNEAVAVENYKKITGREVSSMGFAVHSKQSYDWLGASPDGVLGTAGILEVKCPYNKGKPEAGLPWSRMPFYYMPQVQGQMEIMAFEWVDLYCWTPNGSTIFRVDRDRGYWDLIHGILREFWWENVVPAREALLLGCEEQVESYKPASTHKMTGLAIAKSIKLASESKLLCREIAGHVEFYT is encoded by the coding sequence ATGGATATGAGGGTTTCATCAGCACCGAGCAAGTTTAGCATTATTAGATTCAATTGCATTCTTCAGAAAGCATTTCCAAGTAGAAAAAAATatgcaaaacaaaattatagaAATTTGTCTATATGTACctcaccatcatcatcatcatcgtcaACAGCAACAACTTCTTTGATTGTTGGGTCGGTATTCGCTTCACCTGCCGATGTTCCGCAACGTTCCGACGAGTGGTTCGCTCTTCGGAAAGACAAACTAACCACAAGCACATTCAGTACCGCATTAGGTTTTTGGAAAGGTAGCCGTCGCTCAGAGTTGTGGCATGAGAAAGTATTTGCATCAGAATCACAAATCATTGAATCTTCTAAAAGAAATGCAATGGCCTGGGGAATGCTCAATGAGGCAGTGGCTGTTGAAAACTATAAGAAAATCACGGGCCGTGAGGTGAGTTCGATGGGGTTCGCAGTTCATTCGAAACAGTCTTATGATTGGCTTGGTGCATCACCCGATGGGGTTCTCGGCACCGCTGGAATATTGGAAGTTAAGTGTCCGTATAACAAGGGCAAGCCTGAGGCAGGTTTGCCATGGTCAAGAATGCCTTTTTATTACATGCCTCAAGTTCAGGGTCAAATGGAGATTATGGCTTTTGAATGGGTTGATTTGTATTGTTGGACACCAAATGGAAGCACTATATTTCGTGTCGATAGGGATCGTGGATATTGGGACTTAATACATGGGATTCTAAGAGAGTTTTGGTGGGAAAACGTGGTTCCGGCGAGGGAAGCTTTGTTGTTAGGGTGTGAAGAACAAGTGGAGTCTTATAAGCCTGCATCTACACACAAAATGACTGGATTAGCAATTGCTAAAAGCATCAAGTTAGCTAGTGAATCAAAGCTGTTATGCAGAGAAATTGCAGGTCATGTTGAATTTTATACCTGA